TCGCCCGATCGATCGCGCCTGATGTTGCTGACGGATTCGGGCATCAACATCCGCCCGCGTTTCAATCGCAAGGTGGCCATCGTCCGTAATGCGCTCGATGTGGCCGGCGCCCTCGGCATCGAGAAACCGAAGGTGGCCATCATCGCGGCGGTGGAAACGGTGCAGTTGCCCGCCATGCCCGCGACGATTGACGCCGAGTTGCTTCGCCGGATGGGCGAGGCCGGCCACTTCGGGCGCTGCATCGTGGACGGGCCGCTTTCGATGGACAACGCACTCGACCGCCATACCGCCGAGGTAAAAGGCCGCCTCAGCCCCGTGGCCGGCTGTGCGGATGTGCTTGTGGCGCCCGACATCGAAACGGCCAACGCGATCTACAAGACGGTCCGCTATCTGGCGCGGCGCGAACTCGCGAGCATTGTGGTCGGGGCGGCGGGGCCGGCCGTCGTGGCCAGCCGGTCGGACTCGGCCGATACCAAACTGTACAGCATTGCCTTGGGCGCGCTGTTTGCCGCGCGAACATCCGCCGATTCGCCGCTGGGGGCAGGCGTTCCACCTGAGGCGGTTTGGACAAGAATTGAAAAGGAGTGACGGGATGTCCCTGGTGAAGATTGCATTGATAGGCGCCGGCAGCCGTTCCTTCGGGCCGTCGTCCATCAAGGATGTGCTATTGAGCGAACCCCTGGCGGATCGGGGTGTCGAATTGGTCCTGATGGATATAGCCGCCGGACATCTGAAGGATTCGGAGACGTATGCGCGCAAGGTGGCGGAAAAACTGGGGCGGAAAACGGCGATTACGGCCACGACCGATCTCGAAACCGCGCTGCGCGGGGCGCATTTCGTCGTCACGGCGATAGAAGTGGATCGGTTTCTTTACTGGTCGCAGGATTTCCACGTTCCGCGCAAGCACGGATTCCGGCAGGTGTTCGGCGAAAACGGCGGGCCGGGCGGATTGTTCCATGCCCTGCGCAACATGGGGCCGATGGTTCGCATCGCAAAGACCATGGAGCGCCTGTGTCCCGATGCGTGGCTACTGAATTTCACCAATCCCGAACATAAACTCTGCGAGGCTGTTTCGCGGCTGACCCCGGTTCGCAATGCCGGCCTGTGCCACGGCGTGTTCATGGGCATGGAGCAAATAGCGCGCATTCTTGGCATGCCGGTCGAGGATCTCGACGGCGCGGCCTGCGGCATGAATCATTTCACCTTTTTCCAAACGATTCGCGACCGGCGCACCGGCGACGACTTGTATCCGCGCCTGCGCGAAATCGAGCGGGAAGGCGACTGGCTTCACGACTGGCATGAAATCGGCCTTGCGCGCATTTTGTTCCGCCGTTTCGGACTCTGGCCGTCGCCCGCCGCGAACCACTACGGCGAATACATCCGGTGGGCCGACGAGTTTGTCGCGAGCGAGTTGCAGTATTTCTACGATCCCGCCGACGGTCATCCGTGGCAGACCGGCCGGATTCCCGAATTCGTCTATTCACTTAGCGGGGATGTAACGGGCCGTCCCTGGAAAAAAACAGAGACCGAACCCGAACCCTTTGAATTGAATGCGCTTCTTCATTCCGGGGAACTTGCCGTGCCGATTATGGAGGGTATCGCCTGCGGTGTCCGGCGGCGCCTGGAAGCCGTCAATGTGCCCAACCGCGGCGCGATTCCGAATCTGCCGCATGACATGGTCGTCGAAATTCCGGCGACGGTGGATGCGACCGGCATGGACCCCGAAGCCATGGCGCCGCTGCCCGAACCGCTCGCCGCCCTGATGCGCACCCAGGCCTCGATTCACCAGTTGCTCGTCGAGGCCTTTGCCGAACAGTCGCGGGACAAATTGATCCAGGCGATGCTGCTTGATCCCACGGTGGACTCGTACCGCCGCGCCATCGAATGTGTGGACGAAATGCTGGCGCTGCAGAAGGACATTCTGCCGCCATTGAAATAAACCGGGAAACCGCCGGCGGCAGCGGAAACTTGCCCTTGAACCCGTGTGTTGAAGTATTGTGCGCCGCATCAACCGGTTTTACAACGCGAGAGGAATTGCGCCCATGACATCCCGGGAACGTGTTTTGAAAGCCCTGGCGTTTGAGGAAACGGACCGCGTGCCGATGGATTTGGCCGGCATGCCGTCCACCGGCGTCAGTTGTTTCGCCTATCCCGGCCTTGTCGCCGCGCTGGGCCTGCCGTACCGCCCGCCGCGGGTCTACGACACCGGCCAGATGCTGGCATTGCCCGATTTGGACGTGCTTGACGCGCTTGGAACGGACGTCGTCACGTTGACAATGGATTACACGAACGCGTTCGACGAGCCGGACAAATGGCGGCCCTATGATTTCGGTGGACGCCTGCCGGCGCTTGTCCGCGACCCGTGCGCTTTCGAGACATTGCCGGACGGCACGGTCATCCAACACGGCGGCCAGAGCCGGATGCCGCCCGCCGCGCACGTGTTCGAATCCGAGCATGGCGGGCAGCCGTTCGATTTGGCGGGCGAGTTGCCAAAGCCCGACTTGCGCGAAGTCGAGAAAAACAACCGGGATTGGCAGTTTTCCAACGAGCAGATTGACGCGACGGCCCGGTATTTCGAGCGTGTCCGAAACGCCACGGACCGCGCAATCCTCTTCTGCGGACCGGGCGCGGGAATCGGAATCGGCGCGTATTACGGCGTCGCCACGTTCCCGATGCTCTGCATGACCGAGCCGGATTTCGTCGCCAGGCTGCACGAGATCACGATTCATTACGCCTGTGAGCGCGTTCAATCCCTGCTCAAAGTCATCCATCCCTATATTGATGTCTACCAATGTTCGAGCGACGATTGGGGCACGCAGAACCAGACCTTCGCAGCGCCAGCCGTTTTCGATGAGTTGTTCAAACCCTACTATCGCCGCTTTACGGACGCGATCCACGCCGCCGGGCCGAATGTGAAAACGTTTCTGCATTCGTGCGGCGCGATTTACGACATTCTCGACATGGTCATCGAAAGCGGGTTCGATGTGTTGAATCCCGTCCAGTGGACCGCGGGAGGCCATTCGTTCCGGGAATGGAAGGACAAAGCGCGCAACCGCATCGCCCTGTGGGGAGGCGGCGTCAACACCCAGGTCACGCTGCCGCTGGGAACGGTCGAGGACGTCGAACGCGAAGTACGCGAAATCGTCGCCTGCATGCGGCGCGACGGCGGCTACGTCTTCTGCGCTATACACAACATCTTGGCCGAAATTCCCGGCGAGAAAATCGTGGCCCTGTACCGTGCGTGCTCATAATCGTGCTCGTGCTCGTACTCGAAGCAAGGATTACGACCTCTTCCATCGCTTGCGCGATTGTTCAAGAGAACTCATTTTCATCTCCCAGGGAGACCCCTAGTCTCATGACAACTCGTAATCGAAGATCGCGGACCCCGTTTTTCGATCCCAACAACCCAGGATTGACGGCAGATAGTCGTTTGATCTTGTATCGTTCGACTCCTTGGGATTGCGGGCACGATTGCGAGTAAGATTACGAGCACGATTACGAGCACGATTACGAGCACGAGCACGACAGAACACCTATACGATTACCCAGGTGTTATGGGTTTCTAGCGCAACTAGATGCATTTGCCCCGCTGTCCATGGCCCGGACGTTGCAGCCCCGCGCCGGACGGTGTAGTATGGTTGTGGTTTGAAAGCGGGCAACAACCGGAAAGGAGACCGGGACCATGTCGGCGGCGTTGTTGATGTTGATTGTCGGCGGTATCGCCGTAGTTATCCTTGGGTGGCTGATTGGGATTTACAACAGCCTTGTGCGTCTTCGCAACGCGGTCAAGAATGCTTGGGCGCAGATTGACGTCCAACTCAAGCGGCGGCACGATCTCATCCCGAACCTGATGGAAACGGTCAAGGGATACATGGCGCACGAGCGCGCCACTTTGGAAAACATCACCAAGGCGCGCAACCTGGCCGTGCAGGCTTC
The sequence above is drawn from the Candidatus Hydrogenedentota bacterium genome and encodes:
- a CDS encoding bifunctional enoyl-CoA hydratase/phosphate acetyltransferase is translated as MTRPPVRSFDELVRRARRTPAPRMAVAAAGEAAVLVAAANAMREGLVRPVLIGEGKRIRAIAEEHAVDLHGMDIVEAPDTAAACAMAVQLMHEGEAGLVMKGLVTTKDFVRAILNHEFGLRRDRPLSHVAVIESPDRSRLMLLTDSGINIRPRFNRKVAIVRNALDVAGALGIEKPKVAIIAAVETVQLPAMPATIDAELLRRMGEAGHFGRCIVDGPLSMDNALDRHTAEVKGRLSPVAGCADVLVAPDIETANAIYKTVRYLARRELASIVVGAAGPAVVASRSDSADTKLYSIALGALFAARTSADSPLGAGVPPEAVWTRIEKE
- a CDS encoding uroporphyrinogen decarboxylase family protein — translated: MTSRERVLKALAFEETDRVPMDLAGMPSTGVSCFAYPGLVAALGLPYRPPRVYDTGQMLALPDLDVLDALGTDVVTLTMDYTNAFDEPDKWRPYDFGGRLPALVRDPCAFETLPDGTVIQHGGQSRMPPAAHVFESEHGGQPFDLAGELPKPDLREVEKNNRDWQFSNEQIDATARYFERVRNATDRAILFCGPGAGIGIGAYYGVATFPMLCMTEPDFVARLHEITIHYACERVQSLLKVIHPYIDVYQCSSDDWGTQNQTFAAPAVFDELFKPYYRRFTDAIHAAGPNVKTFLHSCGAIYDILDMVIESGFDVLNPVQWTAGGHSFREWKDKARNRIALWGGGVNTQVTLPLGTVEDVEREVREIVACMRRDGGYVFCAIHNILAEIPGEKIVALYRACS
- a CDS encoding alpha-galactosidase codes for the protein MSLVKIALIGAGSRSFGPSSIKDVLLSEPLADRGVELVLMDIAAGHLKDSETYARKVAEKLGRKTAITATTDLETALRGAHFVVTAIEVDRFLYWSQDFHVPRKHGFRQVFGENGGPGGLFHALRNMGPMVRIAKTMERLCPDAWLLNFTNPEHKLCEAVSRLTPVRNAGLCHGVFMGMEQIARILGMPVEDLDGAACGMNHFTFFQTIRDRRTGDDLYPRLREIEREGDWLHDWHEIGLARILFRRFGLWPSPAANHYGEYIRWADEFVASELQYFYDPADGHPWQTGRIPEFVYSLSGDVTGRPWKKTETEPEPFELNALLHSGELAVPIMEGIACGVRRRLEAVNVPNRGAIPNLPHDMVVEIPATVDATGMDPEAMAPLPEPLAALMRTQASIHQLLVEAFAEQSRDKLIQAMLLDPTVDSYRRAIECVDEMLALQKDILPPLK